A window of the Desulfobacula toluolica Tol2 genome harbors these coding sequences:
- a CDS encoding iron-containing alcohol dehydrogenase, with translation MGILKFSVPEIFFGRGSLKYTGMCALRLGAEKIFFVSDPGLEKSGWVDHVFKIIDKERLKWVYYSDISSNPRDWQIEKGALLYKKHGCDVVIALGGGSPMDAAKGIALVASNGGRVNDYEGANRIKHPLAPMIFIPSTASSGSDISQFTIITDMERQIKMSIISRTLVPNISIIDPTLLTTKSRELIIAAAVDALSHAIEAHVSKIASPMTEVHSLKAIELIIKYLPLALESRSIDHLEQLSMAGTSAAIAFSNASLGLDHALAHTLGGMLDTVHGTIHPILLPQVMRYNLCECTDKIAQIGKVVLGKSLASPEATALAGIEKLEAYFQSLKVSTRLRDIVPDRSTLPQICKMATYDSCLLSNPRTATVEDMMQICNGVW, from the coding sequence ATGGGGATCTTGAAATTTTCCGTACCGGAAATTTTTTTTGGGCGGGGCAGCTTGAAATATACAGGTATGTGCGCCCTGCGTCTTGGTGCGGAAAAAATATTTTTTGTCTCTGATCCTGGACTGGAAAAATCAGGATGGGTTGACCATGTTTTTAAAATTATCGACAAAGAACGCCTCAAGTGGGTTTACTATTCCGACATATCCTCCAACCCCCGGGACTGGCAGATAGAAAAAGGCGCTCTTTTATATAAAAAGCACGGCTGTGACGTGGTTATTGCCCTGGGTGGCGGAAGCCCCATGGATGCTGCCAAGGGCATCGCACTTGTTGCAAGCAACGGTGGCCGTGTCAATGATTACGAAGGGGCAAACCGCATAAAACACCCTCTTGCTCCAATGATTTTCATTCCTTCCACCGCCAGCAGCGGATCTGACATTTCACAATTTACCATTATCACGGACATGGAACGGCAGATCAAAATGTCGATCATCAGCCGGACTCTGGTGCCCAATATTTCCATTATCGATCCCACGCTTCTGACCACAAAATCCCGTGAACTGATCATTGCCGCTGCTGTGGATGCACTCTCCCATGCAATTGAGGCCCACGTCTCAAAGATTGCCTCACCCATGACGGAAGTCCACTCGCTTAAAGCCATTGAGCTTATTATCAAATATCTTCCCCTGGCCCTGGAAAGCCGTTCCATCGATCACCTGGAACAACTGAGCATGGCGGGGACATCCGCAGCCATAGCATTCAGCAATGCAAGCCTGGGACTTGACCATGCCCTTGCCCATACCCTTGGCGGTATGCTGGATACGGTACACGGTACGATCCACCCCATACTGCTTCCCCAGGTCATGCGGTATAATCTTTGTGAATGTACGGATAAAATCGCCCAGATCGGCAAGGTAGTGCTGGGCAAATCCCTGGCATCACCCGAAGCAACCGCCCTGGCAGGTATTGAAAAACTTGAAGCTTATTTCCAAAGCCTTAAAGTGTCCACACGATTGCGTGATATTGTGCCGGACCGATCAACATTACCCCAGATCTGCAAAATGGCCACATATGATTCATGTCTTTTGAGCAACCCGAGAACGGCAACGGTTGAAGATATGATGCAAATCTGCAATGGAGTTTGGTAA
- a CDS encoding type II toxin-antitoxin system HipA family toxin — MDTLNVFFEKTRVGSLSINDRRQFSFQYSKKWLTSPDAFQISISLPMQEEIFPHNKVKSFFSNLLPEAAVRILIAKQLGISDKNDFMLLKRIGGECAGAITILPDAGIPESPDQYTYRLLSDEQLADLIKDIPARPLLAGQEGIRISLAGAQEKLALFYNDPSFYIPENGAPSNFILKPNMAHFQFSIENECFCMMLANAVGLAVPPVMIARKQDQKVLLIKRYDRILDNNILKRLHQEDFCQAMGLSHELKYQADGGPGLKACFDLVRSYSANPIKDFQQLMQWVFFNYLIGNMDGHAKNLSFIYQAKQIRLAPFYDMLCTDIYDTLSQKLAMKIGGENRPEWIMERHWKDFAEEIKISHPIFKKKLLDFCLKVTSKIDSTYADFINRYQQNSLLEDITVVIKKRSNRTLKQFNSTKK; from the coding sequence TTGGATACCTTGAATGTTTTTTTTGAAAAAACCAGAGTCGGTTCCCTAAGCATTAATGACAGGAGGCAGTTTTCATTTCAATATTCTAAGAAATGGTTGACATCACCTGATGCGTTTCAAATATCAATTTCTTTGCCGATGCAGGAAGAAATTTTTCCACATAACAAAGTAAAATCATTTTTTTCCAATCTGTTACCTGAAGCTGCCGTTAGAATATTAATCGCGAAACAACTTGGAATTTCCGATAAAAATGATTTTATGCTTCTCAAACGTATTGGGGGAGAGTGTGCCGGGGCAATAACAATCCTACCTGATGCAGGAATACCTGAATCACCGGATCAATACACATATCGTCTTTTATCAGACGAACAATTGGCAGACCTGATAAAGGATATCCCCGCAAGACCTTTACTTGCAGGTCAGGAAGGTATCCGAATATCGCTTGCCGGGGCACAGGAAAAGCTGGCACTTTTCTACAATGATCCTTCATTTTATATCCCGGAAAATGGTGCGCCAAGTAACTTTATTTTAAAACCGAATATGGCGCATTTTCAGTTTTCCATTGAAAATGAATGCTTTTGTATGATGCTTGCCAACGCTGTTGGTTTGGCTGTCCCGCCTGTTATGATTGCTCGAAAACAAGATCAAAAGGTTCTGTTAATCAAAAGATATGACAGGATATTGGATAATAATATTCTCAAGCGTCTTCACCAGGAAGATTTTTGTCAGGCCATGGGGCTTTCACATGAACTGAAGTATCAGGCTGATGGTGGTCCTGGGCTTAAAGCATGCTTTGATCTCGTTCGATCATACTCTGCAAATCCGATTAAAGATTTTCAGCAGCTGATGCAATGGGTATTTTTTAATTATCTGATCGGGAATATGGATGGGCATGCAAAAAACTTGTCTTTTATATATCAGGCTAAACAAATTCGATTGGCACCTTTTTATGACATGTTGTGTACGGACATATATGATACCCTGTCACAAAAACTTGCTATGAAAATAGGTGGGGAGAACAGACCCGAATGGATAATGGAAAGACACTGGAAAGATTTTGCAGAAGAGATAAAAATAAGTCATCCGATTTTCAAGAAAAAATTATTGGATTTTTGTCTTAAAGTGACCAGTAAAATTGACAGTACATATGCGGACTTTATAAACAGATATCAGCAGAACAGCCTGTTAGAGGATATCACAGTTGTTATAAAGAAAAGATCGAATAGAACGCTTAAGCAATTCAATTCAACAAAAAAATAA
- a CDS encoding CGGC domain-containing protein has protein sequence MTKVAIIRCEKNLDRCPLTNCFKCLAEKKEGFSIYDDCTLTGVFNCQCPGDVSVNLSKILKSKGTEVIHFCTCTFAKKTDEGWVDKNGGFCETIDNLIEQVHNKTGIHCVKGTAHLPKDYSIKTWGEVSA, from the coding sequence ATGACAAAAGTAGCTATTATACGATGTGAAAAAAACCTGGACAGATGTCCTTTGACCAATTGTTTTAAATGCCTGGCAGAAAAAAAGGAGGGATTTTCAATTTACGATGATTGCACCCTGACAGGTGTTTTTAACTGCCAGTGCCCGGGTGATGTCTCGGTCAATTTATCCAAAATACTCAAATCCAAAGGAACTGAAGTTATTCACTTTTGCACCTGCACTTTTGCCAAAAAGACAGATGAGGGGTGGGTTGACAAAAACGGCGGATTTTGTGAAACTATCGATAACCTTATTGAACAGGTACATAACAAAACAGGCATTCACTGCGTGAAAGGCACGGCCCACCTTCCCAAAGATTATTCAATAAAGACATGGGGGGAGGTGTCTGCTTAA
- a CDS encoding helix-turn-helix domain-containing protein, which produces MKPSTKINNPKELGQHLLKERKSLKLTQKEISEFSDVGRKFIIELEKGKATAQLGKVFELLNSLGLELHLIKRGDR; this is translated from the coding sequence TTGAAACCTTCAACAAAAATTAATAATCCTAAAGAATTAGGGCAGCATCTCCTTAAAGAACGTAAAAGTCTCAAGCTGACTCAAAAGGAGATCTCAGAGTTTAGTGATGTTGGTAGAAAGTTTATTATAGAGCTTGAAAAAGGTAAGGCAACTGCTCAACTTGGAAAAGTATTTGAATTATTAAACAGTCTTGGTCTTGAACTCCATCTCATTAAACGTGGAGATCGCTGA
- a CDS encoding alpha/beta fold hydrolase — protein sequence MNIRKYGSDPYKCVVVHGGPGAPGSASSLARQLSTYCGVLEPFQTEKTVFGQVNELYNLIIHNTRHQVSLFGHSWGAWIVFLLAYKHPEIIKKVFLIGSGVFDISYLPELERRRLRAMNENEQMEYKRIISLLSEENENNNKNLKRLGELSEQLQLREWLIQ from the coding sequence ATGAATATTCGAAAATATGGTTCAGATCCATATAAATGCGTTGTAGTACATGGAGGTCCAGGTGCGCCAGGGAGTGCTTCATCACTTGCGCGTCAATTATCAACATATTGCGGCGTATTGGAACCATTTCAAACAGAAAAAACTGTTTTTGGGCAAGTAAATGAACTTTATAACCTGATTATTCATAATACTCGGCATCAAGTCTCCTTGTTTGGTCATTCTTGGGGTGCATGGATTGTTTTTTTGTTAGCATATAAACATCCTGAAATCATAAAGAAAGTCTTCTTAATTGGATCAGGGGTATTCGATATTTCTTATCTTCCCGAATTAGAAAGACGAAGATTAAGAGCAATGAATGAAAATGAGCAGATGGAATACAAACGGATCATATCATTATTATCTGAAGAGAATGAAAATAATAATAAAAACCTTAAACGTTTGGGTGAGCTATCGGAACAACTCCAATTGAGGGAGTGGTTGATCCAATAA
- a CDS encoding two-component system sensor histidine kinase NtrB, with protein MTTPTTLEDIVGLEYTKLGFFGEVKNKVAELQAANLKLERKQRKLQAILDGISDVMAIMSSNFTIISVNGLFSEIFKCENPEGQLCYEILKNRKTPCPECPIMTAKKTGKVCRQLLVYPIKNKKHQFEVSVSPMEDSNKKIFRFLFLMRDVTREKEFQEKYYYSKKMATVGVLAAGVAHEINNPLTSISGFSEGLKRRLPKLARCMEDDPESQELMEDFNEYIGTIINECNRCRDIVKNLLTFSPRKRIDFTPVNLKNLVTDVLKLLCYRLKQNHLLKIELKFDPGIQMVRGNAAELKQVLLNIICNAIDAVENEGRLQIYTATESRWVTLSVKDNGCGIAQENMDRLFDPFFTTKPVDKGTGIGLSTCYNIIKQHKGEISVTSKESMGSIFKIKFPNPEYVKND; from the coding sequence ATGACTACGCCCACAACCCTTGAGGATATCGTCGGTCTTGAATATACCAAACTGGGATTTTTCGGAGAGGTTAAAAACAAAGTGGCTGAACTCCAGGCAGCCAACCTCAAACTTGAGCGAAAACAGCGAAAACTCCAGGCTATTTTAGACGGCATCTCCGATGTCATGGCAATCATGTCATCGAATTTCACTATCATCTCCGTAAATGGTCTGTTCTCTGAAATTTTCAAATGTGAAAATCCGGAAGGACAATTGTGCTATGAAATCTTAAAAAACCGAAAAACTCCCTGTCCGGAATGTCCCATCATGACTGCCAAGAAGACAGGTAAAGTTTGCCGTCAACTGCTTGTTTATCCGATAAAAAACAAAAAACATCAATTTGAAGTTTCCGTATCTCCCATGGAGGACTCCAACAAAAAAATATTTCGGTTCCTTTTTCTCATGCGGGATGTGACCCGTGAGAAAGAGTTTCAGGAAAAATATTATTATTCAAAAAAAATGGCCACTGTGGGAGTCCTTGCAGCAGGGGTTGCCCATGAAATAAACAACCCGTTGACCTCCATCAGCGGATTTTCAGAAGGACTCAAGCGCCGACTGCCAAAACTTGCGCGCTGCATGGAAGATGACCCGGAAAGTCAGGAACTTATGGAGGATTTCAATGAATATATTGGAACCATTATTAACGAGTGCAACCGGTGCCGTGATATCGTAAAAAACCTGCTGACATTCAGCCCCAGGAAAAGAATAGATTTTACCCCGGTGAATTTGAAAAACCTGGTCACTGATGTTCTCAAACTGTTGTGCTACCGATTGAAGCAAAATCATTTGCTGAAAATCGAACTTAAATTTGACCCCGGCATTCAAATGGTTCGGGGCAATGCTGCCGAACTCAAACAGGTCCTGCTCAACATCATATGCAATGCCATTGACGCCGTTGAAAACGAGGGAAGACTTCAGATTTACACGGCAACGGAAAGCCGTTGGGTAACCCTTTCGGTCAAAGACAACGGCTGCGGCATTGCACAGGAAAACATGGACAGGCTGTTTGATCCCTTTTTCACCACAAAACCTGTGGACAAGGGAACCGGCATAGGACTGTCCACCTGTTATAATATTATCAAGCAGCATAAAGGGGAGATCTCCGTAACCAGCAAAGAATCAATGGGAAGCATTTTTAAAATCAAATTTCCTAACCCGGAATATGTGAAAAATGACTGA
- a CDS encoding YccF domain-containing protein, whose protein sequence is MVLILNILWFIFGGGFLAWLLWVLLGGLLFITVIGIPFGYAAFRIAGFAAFPFGKELVDARLIDEKRIVGTSLANFLWIILAGIWLAVSHIIAGISLCLTIIGIPFGFAHFRLAGVCFAPLGKKAVPR, encoded by the coding sequence ATGGTATTGATTCTTAACATTCTCTGGTTCATCTTTGGCGGCGGTTTTTTAGCTTGGCTGCTTTGGGTCCTTCTGGGCGGACTTCTTTTTATTACCGTGATTGGGATTCCTTTTGGCTATGCTGCATTCAGAATTGCCGGATTTGCGGCATTCCCGTTCGGCAAAGAGCTGGTGGATGCACGGCTTATAGATGAAAAAAGGATTGTCGGCACCTCACTTGCCAACTTCTTGTGGATTATTCTGGCCGGGATCTGGCTTGCCGTTTCCCATATCATTGCCGGAATAAGCCTTTGCCTTACCATTATCGGCATCCCCTTTGGATTTGCACACTTCAGGCTGGCCGGAGTCTGCTTTGCACCCTTAGGCAAAAAAGCTGTTCCCAGATAG
- a CDS encoding rhodanese-like domain-containing protein produces the protein MNKKISIIILSLMLIVGFSALSFAAKVPAPAKGGEGFSAVSLEQAKKLHADGATVVACHSHTTDFMKGHPSGTIHITCLVPKDHKRTDMPLDKVDFDLAQLPKDKNTAIITYCASSN, from the coding sequence ATGAACAAAAAAATATCAATTATTATTCTATCCTTAATGTTGATAGTAGGATTTTCAGCATTAAGTTTTGCAGCCAAAGTACCCGCGCCTGCAAAAGGTGGAGAAGGATTCTCAGCCGTAAGCCTGGAACAAGCAAAGAAACTTCATGCAGACGGTGCAACAGTAGTTGCATGCCACAGTCATACAACTGATTTTATGAAGGGTCATCCTTCCGGAACAATTCACATCACTTGTCTGGTTCCAAAAGATCACAAACGCACGGACATGCCCTTGGATAAAGTTGATTTTGATCTGGCGCAACTGCCAAAGGACAAAAACACAGCAATTATAACCTATTGCGCCTCCAGCAATTGA
- a CDS encoding rhodanese-like domain-containing protein — MRDGINGWKKAGFPIVGDQKLLEDLISLNKTDFAQLVIAEKEARNLKNCTFVDFRDKTKFDKHHVKDANHVDYSDMFSKPMMEELNKSNSLVIIHDVPEVAGVIAATLKLMDYPDIYILQ; from the coding sequence ATGAGAGATGGTATTAATGGTTGGAAAAAAGCAGGATTCCCGATTGTGGGAGATCAAAAGCTCCTTGAAGATCTTATTTCCTTAAACAAGACTGATTTTGCCCAATTGGTCATTGCCGAAAAAGAGGCAAGAAATCTGAAGAACTGCACCTTTGTCGATTTTCGGGATAAAACTAAATTTGACAAACATCATGTCAAGGATGCAAACCATGTTGATTACAGCGACATGTTCTCCAAACCCATGATGGAAGAACTGAACAAAAGCAACAGCCTTGTAATTATTCACGATGTCCCTGAAGTCGCAGGTGTCATTGCAGCAACGCTGAAACTTATGGATTACCCTGATATATATATCCTCCAATAA
- a CDS encoding tyrosine-type recombinase/integrase produces MRVSELTRLVIGSFEPGHGSKIGLLREKGKNKKQRALFVVYKLYDNLVAYLAHPKTLKFKKDPMFPIEKGTAISTDRVQIKLRQYCKKAGITERITPHVLRHSFATEWRVAQSKTEIYIYPSMQKVRLAMEKLPGVIFMY; encoded by the coding sequence TTGAGGGTCAGTGAACTTACCCGGCTTGTCATTGGATCTTTTGAACCTGGGCATGGGTCTAAAATCGGTCTTTTAAGGGAAAAAGGAAAAAACAAGAAACAGCGGGCCTTATTTGTGGTGTATAAATTGTACGATAACCTTGTGGCATATCTGGCCCATCCCAAGACATTAAAGTTTAAAAAAGATCCTATGTTCCCAATTGAAAAAGGAACTGCCATATCAACCGACCGGGTTCAAATAAAGCTGCGCCAGTATTGCAAAAAAGCGGGTATCACAGAAAGGATAACTCCCCATGTGCTTCGGCACTCCTTTGCCACTGAGTGGCGGGTCGCTCAATCAAAAACAGAAATCTATATTTATCCTTCAATGCAAAAAGTAAGACTGGCAATGGAAAAACTACCCGGAGTTATTTTTATGTATTGA
- a CDS encoding DUF1499 domain-containing protein produces the protein MLLLQFLHLTNPYFLLTAGFGGYTVEKMTGRAMKKKFIVGTVSLILLTGCTGSMPDLGINNGELTPCPKTPNCVNSQAISEKNYIRPIRYAGTQQEARARLLQILESEKRTKILTAKKNYIRAEFKSALFRFIDDVEFYFPKKQTGEVIIHIRSASRIGYSDLGANRKRIERIRSKF, from the coding sequence ATGCTTTTACTACAATTTTTACACCTTACAAATCCTTATTTTTTGCTAACCGCAGGGTTTGGGGGTTATACAGTAGAAAAAATGACCGGAAGAGCAATGAAAAAGAAATTTATAGTTGGCACAGTAAGCCTAATATTATTAACGGGGTGTACGGGGAGTATGCCAGATCTGGGGATAAATAATGGAGAGTTGACGCCGTGCCCGAAAACACCAAACTGTGTAAACAGTCAGGCGATTAGTGAAAAAAATTATATCCGGCCAATCCGTTACGCAGGAACACAACAGGAGGCGCGAGCCCGTCTCTTGCAGATATTAGAGTCTGAAAAGCGAACAAAGATTCTGACAGCCAAGAAGAATTATATTCGAGCAGAGTTCAAGTCGGCTTTGTTTCGATTTATTGATGATGTGGAGTTTTATTTCCCAAAAAAACAAACCGGCGAGGTGATCATTCATATCCGATCCGCTTCCCGCATCGGATATTCTGATCTTGGCGCCAACAGAAAACGAATCGAGCGGATTCGAAGTAAATTTTAA